GTTTTACCAGAGGATTCCGGGCCATAGATCTCAACGATACGGCCGCGGGGCAGGCCGCCTATCCCCAGCGCCACATCCAGGCCGAGAGAGCCAGTGGAGATTGCGGGGATACGCTCGCGCTCCTTATCCCCCATACGCATCACTGTGCCCTTGCCAAACTGGCGTTCGATCTGCGACAGCGCCGCTTTCAATGCCTTGTCTTTATTGGAATCCATGACCGTTCCCGTATATCTGAGCTGTGTTGAGTGGGGCAAGCTTATCGAAGGATTACTGTATAGGCAACCAGTAATTCCAGCGCAATCAGTACCAATCTTCCCAACACGGTTACACCGCTCTCAATTCTGCACAACCCCGCTATCACACCAGTAAACTGACCAGGTAGATCACCTTTAAACAGGGTGTTCCTCCAAGATCTTCAGCATCCCTTTGAGAGCCTCCAGCACCGTTTGTGCCTGAACTGTGGCCCGATCCCCTTTAAAGTGGAAACACCGAGCATCAATCTGAACCGGTTCCTGCCCTTCCGCATGAGCCCAGGCAATCCACACAGTACCGACTGGTTTCTCTTCGGTACCACCACTGGGACCAGCAATACCGCTTACCGCCACGGACAGGTTGGCATCCATCATAGCCAGCACTCCACAAGCCATTTGCCGGGCAACTGGTTCGCTGACCGCACCAAACTGTTTTAGGTCCTTCGCATCCACCCCTAACACACCGTGCTTGATGCGATTGGCATAACTAACGACTGAACCATCAAACCAATTGGACGCATTGGGAATAGAAGTGATCGCCGCGGCAATCGCACCACCAGTGCAGGACTCCGCAGAGGTTACAAGCCAACAGCGCTTTATCAATTCCTCACCAAGCTGCTGTGCCAAACTTAATATCTCGCCATGATCAGCCATTTTTCTACCCGCGTATCATTTCTCAAGGTACTCACTCGCCAGGAGCAACCCGCACATCACCTTATATTATGCCAACTGAACGCAACCTCCACTAACAAGACCGCCATCCGCTGCACCAAGCAATGGCGTATAGCCATCCATAGACCTACAAGCAGCAAATGAAAATAACATTACCGTGCCAGCCTAAAAAATTACTGAAGCGGTACTACAGCCTCTGTAGATTCAAAAAACTACCTCCCTTTTAATCAAGACATAACTACCCACAAAAAAGATGTAACTCTTCTAGTCCGGCACGCCCAACACATAAACATCCTCATAGGTTTTAAAAGTGCGGAAAATATAGCTACAGGACAAAGAAAAATGCATGGTACTAACCTCGTGCGATAAGCAGGACTGAGCACGCGATAAAGGGGGAAAGCACTCACCCAAGAATAACCCGCTATTTGTTAGGCTTTATTCGTCGATAAAAAGATCAACGATACCCCTTTGATAGCCAAAAAAGAATAAAAAGCTATGCGAATAAAACAATCAGTGATGGTTATGACTATCCTGGGAAGCTGCGCTTCTCCATTAATCAACGCAAAAACTTTAATCTGGGAAGATAATTTTGAAGGAAACAGTATTAATAAATCCGTCTGGACTTACGATGTAGGCAGTTGGGGCTGGGGCAATAACGAACTACAAGACTACACAGGCAATAGTAATAACGCCTATATCGAAGAGGGTAATCTGGTTATTCAGGCACAACGCAATACTGATGGCAGTTTTACATCTGCCCGCCTGAAAACGATTGGTCGACTCTCTTATCGATACGGTACGATTGAGGCCCGCATCAAACTACCTGATCTCAACGCCGGTCTCTGGCCGGCTTTTTGGCAGCTCGGTAATAACTATGGGCAGGTCGGCTGGCCCGCATGCGGTGAACTGGATATTCTCGAAGCCGGCATGGCCGAGGCGCTCGAAAGCAGCAGTGTCAATTCAGCGATTTCCAGTGCCTTCCACTGGCATCATGAGTCCGATGAATACACAGGACAAGCGGATTACGGTCAAAGTAAAAACCTCATCAAAGATTTTGGCTACAGTAGGGATTTAACCGAGGGTTACCATATTTTTGGTATGACTTGGACACCCGACCATATTACGATGTGGGTGGACGATGAAGCCAACGAAATTATCAACATTAACAGTGAAGACCCGGCGTTTGATGAGTTTCGTCAAGAGCACTTCCTGATACTCAACCTCGCTGTGGGCGGTATTTTCCCACAGATTTTTAGCAATGAAGAAATCACTGCACCGATGCCCGCCAAAATGTATGTGGATTATATCCGTATCTATGATAACGACGATAATAACTACAACACAGAAATCACCCTGGCCGAAGACAAGGCAAAATTAGGCAACCTAGGCATATACGGTGACGGTGAAGAGATTTCTGAGTCTTTGCAGCTTGGCACCGATACCGAACTCTATATCTGGAACAATATGGAATCCACCGCAAGTGTTGATGACAATGAGGCCTTGGAATTTAATATTGACGCTGGCGATTGGTTTGGCATGGGTTTTTGGATGCACTACGACCTAAATATGATGCACTATCAAAATGGTCACTTAAACTTACGTATCAAGACCAGCAGCACTGAAACGATTGGGATTGGTATCGCCAGCACTGGCAGTGGTAGCGATAGTTGGGTTGATTTAATCGATGGCGGTGAAGACTATGGGTTAAAACGAGATGGACAATGGCACTTGGTCAGCATTCCGCTAAGCAAATATGCTGTGGACTTCCACACCATTAGCCAGACCATAATGGTTCGTGGTGACGCACCTGCAGAGGGGTTCACCTTGGCCATTGATGAAATTTACTTCAGTGAGGGAGAGGCAAAGACTATCCCCGCTGGCATTTTTTCCGTATACAGTGAAACGCTCGAAGCCGATTCGACTTTTAAGCTGGGTAGCGATGGCAATTTATTCGTGTGGGAAAACACCCTGCTGGAAGTCTCTCAATCACCATTCGAAGGCGAAAAGTCCCTCTCCTACCAATCCTCTGGAGCCGGCTGGTTTGGCATGGCATTTACCGCCAACAGCTACCACGACCTATCCGCTTACGATAACGATAGAGCCACACTAAATTTTTTCCTTAAAACCAGCAGTGACACCCCTTTTAAAGTCGGCATGAAGAGTGGCAGCATCAATAATGTTGAACAAAAGTGGATCGAATTTAACAAAAACCCTGATCCCTATGAATTTGTCCGTGACGGCCAATGGCATCAAATATCCATCCCAGTCAGCGACTTCAGCGATGAAGTGGATATGTCCAACGTGATTCAGTTATTTGAAATATTAGGTGTAGAAGGAGATATCACTAATATTGAGATCGATAACATCTATTTTTCCAGTGAAGCCTCTGGATCTCACTGTCAGCACCCACCCCACAAGTGCCATCCACATCACGGGCGACAGGAGCAGCCTAAAAGAAAGTGCAAGCCCTGCAGCCCTCTAAGTGACTTCAGTAATAGTGACTTCAGCAATGATCAGCTCTGTAACTATCGACTGGGAGGTCATCAACACCGCTGTCTAGACTCTGCTGGAGAATAACGATGACAGCCACCGGACAATATCCAGTCCCTGTACGGATTAAGTAACCACAAACGTCAACACTCAATCAGTGTAAACTGCAACTACCCTACTTAAAAATTAATTGTACCAAACGGAGCACAGCGTACAGATTACCTAACTGAGAAACCAACGCCTTCTGGACGGTCTGGGCAGCATCTTAATGATGATACCCAGTTTATTATCTGATTGTGAGGAAAGTTATAAAATTTCAATTAAATCGCACAAAAGGGTATATATACTCTGCACTCAATCATTTAGAGAAATATAAACCAAAAAAACAGCTATCGATAACCCATTGCTGATATGGAGCGCCCTTGATTCAGGTAGCTACTATACAGTTCAGCTACAGGGGTTGGCAGCAATTCGGCCTCCACTACCTCAAAGCCCAGCGACAAATAAAAAGACTCTAAGTGGATATAGGGAAAGGTATAGGTATTCCTGTCAAACCTCTTAGCCAGGAGTGCTAGCAATAAACGCGCGACTCCCCGCCCCTGGTACTCAGGGGCCACCGCAACCCCTGCAAGTAATTTAAAAGATTCATATCTACGCAGGTAGCCACAGCCAATCACCTCACCTCGCTCGTTACGCACGACTGCACAATCTTCATGTCGCTTGGCTTTGCCACGAAATCCATGCATGCGATAGAATTTGTTCGCTAGCGGAATCTCAATATCTGCCAACCATTGAACCTTATAAGAAGGCTGCGTAACTCCCATAAACCTGCCTGTACTCAGTAGTCGAAAAATGCCCAGAGAAACCTGCAATACTTGCCTGCGCCCACCCAATGTTTGCTATTGCAGCGCATTGGTTAGCCTAACAAGCACCATAAAAGTGGTGATCATACAGCACCCGCAGGAGGAGAAGCACCCATTCAATACAGGACGTATGGCACACCTATGCCTGAGTAACAGCGAAATGATGATAGCCGAGAGCCTATCGACCCATCAGCTAAATACTTTGCTTTGCACGCCCTCCGCCCTACTCTACCCATCCCTGGAATGGTTACCTGACAGTGGCGAGCTGAACTCTAATAATCACCAATCTAATAAAACTTCAAGTAAACAAGCACCTGTTAAGCAGCTGATCGTGCTAGATGCAACCTGGAAGAAATCCAAAAAAATTCTCCACCTCAATCCTCAATTGCAACGTCTTCCACGGATCAATCTTGGTGGGGGCCTAAAATCAAATTATGAAATCCGTAAAACTTCTGTAGCAGACGGGCTATCTACAATTGAAAGTATCGCCATGGCAATGCAATTGCTAGAGGGGAATAACAATTTTTTAAAATTGTTAGCGCCATTTGAAAAAATGGTTGAGCTGCAACAGAAGAGCTTTACATTTGAACCCGCGTGAATAACCAAACCCATGTTAAATTTCGTGTTAGGCCTAAACCTAACTATACAGGGTGTCTACTAAACGTGGGTAAGTCTTACACCTTACGCCGCGCTCTGGGGCAAACCGAAGCGCAGCGTAGGTTTGTCCCAGGCAGTGCCTGTTAGGCCACACCGCTCTGACTATAAATTGAATACTCGGCATGCGTTACCACTCAAGAAAAGCTCCTCCACATCTTCTCCCAACGCCAGCTCTGGAAGATTCTCGAGCGCTTTGGCGGGCATGATCATTGGGTAATTTGTGCCGAAGAGAACTTTGTTGCGGCCATGTCCTCGCATAAACTCGACTAGAGGCTGTGGGTATTTCTTAGCGGTGTACGCTGACGTGTCGATGTATACGTTTTCGTGCTTTGTAGCAACCGCAATAGCCTCATCTGTCCAAGGGTAGCCAATGTGACCACCGACGATTTTTAGCTCAGGAAAATCCAGGGCCACCTGATCTAGGTAGATAGGTCGACCAACCTCCGACGGCATGAGCGGCCCGGTGTGACCAATCTGGGTGCAGAACGGAACACCAAGATCACAGCATGCTGTGTACACGGGATAAAACCGGCGATCGATCGGCGGCACCTCCCAAATCCAGGGCAAAACCCGAATCGCTTTGAAACCTAGTTCGTTTACGCAACGTCGGATCTCTCGAACAGCCTCCATCGGCTTCGAGATGTCCACTGACCCCACGCCAACCAACCTGTCAGGTGCCTTAGCCATGAAACCTGCGACTTCATCATTGGAGATCATGACATTTCGGGGAGCAACCCAAGCCGATATCAGACTGCGATCCACACCACCTTGATCCATCATTCCGAGAGTCATCTCTATCGGGATTTCTGTTGTCGGCATAGGCATCTTCGTCCACCTGCGTAGCGACTCGAAGACTGGATCTTGCGAGTGCCGTAATGTTGGGTGCTGTGCCCAAGCATCAACAATCATCTACACTTCTCCTTTGCTGCATAACGCCGCACTAAGCGGCAAAACATTGTTGGCTAAAATAGTGAACGTAGTGAACAACAGCCAACTGTTTTTTGTCCGTTCTTGAGTGCTTTGTTATGTTTTACTACACTGTTTTATCAATTGAAAAAACTTACTAGCCAGTCGAACGTCAAAACGCTTGTAAAAACTTTCAAACCTACGAGGCCAACAAACAGAACTATTAAGGCTACTTTAAGTTTTTTACTTTTGATGTTATTCCAGAACAATAACTTAGCCTTAAATTCACTTTTTAACTCGGCTATATCTTCTTTCACACTAAATCCCTTTAGCCATCACAAATTTAAAATTGAAGCTAAGAATCAATAAAAACATAACGCCCGAAACAGGGGCTGCCAATGCTGTACACATTTTGTGCGAAACTGGGAGCGCAGCGATCCGCACAAAATGTGCACTGCGTTGGGCGTCCCGCGGAGGCCCGAAGGGGCGGAGCATCCTGCTTGCGTTTGGTATGAATTTAGCACGCCACTTCACGAATCTCTTCAATTACAGGTAACCCAGAAAAAATGCCGACTAGCCCAGACACATAGGTAGTCTTACCAATACACCCTTCCATCTCGGAGTGAACCCTGCCATTTCTAATTGCTGAGTCGGAGAATAACAGTAAACTCAATACGTTAGCTGGAGGCCGTGTCTATAAATTAACATGATCTTTTGATGGAATTAATACTAAAGCATTGCCTCTGGGTGGTTTGTACATATAATCGACAACTTGAACATGATTGCCATAGTAACTTTCAAACATACCGACAACCATAGGCACACCTCCTCGCATGAACCCGCCGGACGGCTTATTACTACAAGCGGTCAGCCCCAAGAGAACTAGAAGTAGTATTGATTTAGTATTTCTCATGAATTCATAAGCCGTGGTTTGGGGCTGACATGGAGCGCCAGCGGAATGGCAGTCCCAGCCGAGGCGACAACACCGCCTTGTTATGTGAGATTAAGGCTAATCTTGAAAATCCCATGGAATTTCCTTTTTAAATAGAGCAATAGTTTGCTCTACTAGCTCTAAATCAAGATCCTTTTTGTAAAGAGTAACTTCTCTAGTTTTTTTGGAGTCATCACGAAAAACCTCCAACACCATATCCTTTCCGGTGTATACCTCAACACCGATGCCATCCCTATCACTACCGACATCACTAGCTATTATGTACTTTTCAATTTTGGGGAATTCTTTGCTCATACTCTGGAACTACGTTTTCACTTAACGCCGCATTCAGGTCCGCCGTAGGCGTCACCTTGAATGCTTTGTTAGCTGCGTGCTGGTTGATGGAACTCTATAACATTGCCATCTGGATCTCTTATAAAGAAAAACTGAGCACCGTTGTATTCGGCTTCCCCTGTTATAGGAAAACCCAGAGCTTCGACGTTACTTTTGGCTGAATCATAGTCTGTTATTTCTAAAGCGATGTGCGTATAGCCTGGATATTTCATATCACCTTCCATTAGCACATTTTTCCTTGGTGCATCCTTTGAAGCATTAAGGATCAAGTTGATGTTAACTCCTGATGGATGCTCAACTATAGCTACTGGCTCAGGGCCAACTGGGCCGACTATAAACTCAAAACCTAGCTTGCCATAGAATTCACGAGAGACATCCAAATCTCTAACCCTCAATCCTACATGATTAATTCTGGTTATATCTTTCATCATCGTCCCTTGATATTGAGTGTAAATGATTCGGAGCAGCTAACGCCGCCGGCAGGGGCAGCTTACCTTGTACACACTTTGCGCGACAATGGGAGCGCAGCGACCTGTGCAAAACGTGCACAAGGTAAGCTGTCCCGCGGAGGGCCGAAGGCCCGGAGTGAACTTGAGTAACTTGTTAATGGCTTAACCCTCCGGCGGCAACATATTACCAAACAAAGCCATTAAACTTAGCAAAACAAAGATAACCCACCAGACTATGTAAGCCCCTCTAGTAAATTTCTTTTTCCCGCGGCGAAAAATGGCAAGAGGTATACCTACTATTGCAAAAGCAATTAGAACATTGGTTATGGCACGGCCAAAAACAAATCCTATATCATATGCTGAAGGTCCTTCGTTAGTTGCAATTAGGCTGGCAGTAAAATAATTGAATGCCAAGCTCACAAGAAGCATTACCAACGTATTTATATTTAGTTTGTTATTCATTGTTTTCGATTGTACCCGCGCCCATTAACGCCGTGCTCAGCGGCGGCTTACTTTATACGCGTTTTGCGCGAAAATGGGAGCGTAGCGACCGCGCAAAACGCGTATAAAGTAAGCCGTCAGCTGCAGCACCTCGTTAGTTGCTTTTTTGGACTCCGAAAATCTCATCTAGCACGGCCTCCCCTCGGTTAGTTGGAGCCAGCTCATACTGCCATTTATTGTCTCTTGAAAATGAGCTACTCCAGTTCCATGGATCATTAATGAAGCTTTCCAAATCATCATTGGTTAATGTCTTTACAGACTCAACAGAGTATTCTGACAGAGTGAAATCAGGCCCTTTGACACCAATGATTTTACAAGGCCAATTGCCAGCTCATATTTTTCAATGAGGCTACCTTCCGTAGCATCAGAATGAATCTCTGATATTAATTCTGGTAGAGTTTTACCGAAATCAGTCAATTCAACCAATAGCCACTTTTCGTTGTCTGATAAGATGATGGTTGTAATCTCCTTGAGCAACTAACGCCCGCAACAGGGGCGACCAATGCTATACACATTTTGTGCGATACTGGGAGCACAGCGACCCGCACAAAATGTGCATAGCGTTGGGCGTCCCGCGGAGGCCCGAAGGGCCGCAGCAAACTGCTTGCGCTTGTTAAGTTCACTCCTCTCTAGTACGAACCCACTGAGACTTCATTGACGTTCTTGTGGCGCTCCAGCCAGGAGGTAAATCTGCGATTGAATACAAAGTAGGATCAAGCGATGTGATCTCGCCCATACCCACAATCATTAAGTCTTCTGATTTATTAGTGGTACCGCATGTAAACGCCCATGAATCATCATCCGCGTAGTGCACTACCATTAATACTGGAAGTGAATCCTTAACGACCTGCTTGGTCGTTATCGCGGCAACATTCTTTGCTTGATCAAATGGCCAATCCAATTTTTCTACTCCACTTGCGGACAACGAACAACAAAGCATTGCCAGAAATGTAATTAATTGCTTTTTCATATCCGGAACTTAACGCCCGACACAACGGCCGGAGCACGCAGTGCGGAGGTCCAGCCCACAAAGTGGGCGATGTTGCTGCCGCTTGTATGGTTGTTCTTGTCCAATTCTGATGTTGAAAATCCTTTTCGCTAACGGGTAAATTGAGACCCACCTTCGGCGGCCACCGAAGGCCTTGTTTGTCACAGTTCGTTGCTGCGCCGGTTCATAAAGACCGTTAACAAGTATGAACGTGACAGACACTCACTAGGCATAACTCGAATAGTCATGTGGGCCTCGAGCCCGAATAGCAAGGCGGAGATAGCTTATCTTATGGAACCTCAAGAGATCAATGTCGGTATCGATACCAGCAGTAAACAACTCGATATATATGTGAGACCTAATGGCCAGTTCTTTAGTGTTACCAATAACAAAGAGGGTATTAAAGACGCCATTAAACAACTACAACCGCTTAAACCGCAAAGAGTATTAATCGAGTCCACAGGAAGACTAGAATTAGAATTCGTCTGTGCTGCTTATAAAGCGGGACTGCCGATAGTTGTTTGCAATCCTTTACAAGTAAGAAACTTTGCAAAGTCAGCGGGGCGACTCGCCAAAACAGATAAGCTAGATGCAATTGATATCGCACATTTTGGTGAAGCAATGAAGCCAAGATTGTCATCAATCAAACCAGAAAAACTTAGAAATATTAGTGATTTACTGACGGTCAGGAACCAGTGCTTAGAAATGAGCACAATGCAAAAGAATCGCCTCAAGAGAATGCCCAAATCTGTTCACAAGCCCATTCAGGCTATCTTAAAAGCCATCAAGAAAGAGCTTGAAGGGGTCGATAAGCAACTTGATAAACTTGTTAACAGTGTTGCCGAGTGGCGACAAAAACGCGATCTCTTATTAAGTGCTAAAGGAGTTGGCAATGTACTGGCTTACACGCTAATGAGCGAACTTCCTGAGCTGGGCAAGTTGAACCGCAAAGAGATTGCGGCACTTGTGGGTATCGCCCCGATGAATCGTGATAGCGGCAGCTTCCAGGGTAAGCGCTATATTCGAGGTGGGCGACATCGTGTACGCACGGTTTTGTTTGTTTCTATGATGTCGGCAATACAATGCCACCCTAAATTAAAGCCAATGTATGAGCGCCTGGTCGCTGCTGGTAAACCAAAGAAAGTAGCCCTTATCGCATGTATGAGGAAGCAACTTACCATTCTAAATACGATGGTAAAAAACAACACTTACTGGGATGAGAAAATGGCTTAAATACTTGACAAAGGACCATAGTCACTTGTTAGATGCCATCACTGCCCGGCTCCTTTGTAATCCAATATTCATTATTCGATGTAAACCAATTGATATGATTTGACAGTCCATCAAGGTCAGGAAAAATGGACGAGTGATTTATTCCGTAGTGAGATAGTTCAAATGGTAATAGCTTGCGATACTCCTGATCTATGACAATCAATTCAAGAGTGTCTTTTTTGCTTTTTGATTTATCTAGTGGCGTCGCAGGATCAGGGTGAAGTGTAAATAAGCCGCCTTGGCGAACTATTCTTGAAGCTACGGTATGTGGCTTATATTTAGCTAAAGTATCAGCTTCAAATGGTGAGCCATCAGTCTTTTCATAGATTTGGTCAGCTTTAAAACAATAAATGTGAGCATCGCAATTGTCTTGACTCGTTGTTGCGAAAAATGCAGCAACTAAGGGTTGATATGTCCAATCCAGCAACCGCGTTGCTAGACCATGATGTTGAGCGATAGCAAGCCATTCCCATTCATTGCCTGGGCGTGGCGATAAGAATTCTACAGATCTTCTTTGCCATGCACGAAACATTCTTTCATCGTCAGTTTTATCAAAGGGCGCACGTCCGGCTTTTGGAAGAAGCTTCCAGTCTGCATTGCCATGCCCACGAAACATCCATCGATTATCTTTTCGATATCGCTCTAAGG
The DNA window shown above is from Microbulbifer variabilis and carries:
- a CDS encoding CinA family protein — its product is MADHGEILSLAQQLGEELIKRCWLVTSAESCTGGAIAAAITSIPNASNWFDGSVVSYANRIKHGVLGVDAKDLKQFGAVSEPVARQMACGVLAMMDANLSVAVSGIAGPSGGTEEKPVGTVWIAWAHAEGQEPVQIDARCFHFKGDRATVQAQTVLEALKGMLKILEEHPV
- a CDS encoding glycoside hydrolase family 16 protein, whose product is MRIKQSVMVMTILGSCASPLINAKTLIWEDNFEGNSINKSVWTYDVGSWGWGNNELQDYTGNSNNAYIEEGNLVIQAQRNTDGSFTSARLKTIGRLSYRYGTIEARIKLPDLNAGLWPAFWQLGNNYGQVGWPACGELDILEAGMAEALESSSVNSAISSAFHWHHESDEYTGQADYGQSKNLIKDFGYSRDLTEGYHIFGMTWTPDHITMWVDDEANEIININSEDPAFDEFRQEHFLILNLAVGGIFPQIFSNEEITAPMPAKMYVDYIRIYDNDDNNYNTEITLAEDKAKLGNLGIYGDGEEISESLQLGTDTELYIWNNMESTASVDDNEALEFNIDAGDWFGMGFWMHYDLNMMHYQNGHLNLRIKTSSTETIGIGIASTGSGSDSWVDLIDGGEDYGLKRDGQWHLVSIPLSKYAVDFHTISQTIMVRGDAPAEGFTLAIDEIYFSEGEAKTIPAGIFSVYSETLEADSTFKLGSDGNLFVWENTLLEVSQSPFEGEKSLSYQSSGAGWFGMAFTANSYHDLSAYDNDRATLNFFLKTSSDTPFKVGMKSGSINNVEQKWIEFNKNPDPYEFVRDGQWHQISIPVSDFSDEVDMSNVIQLFEILGVEGDITNIEIDNIYFSSEASGSHCQHPPHKCHPHHGRQEQPKRKCKPCSPLSDFSNSDFSNDQLCNYRLGGHQHRCLDSAGE
- a CDS encoding GNAT family N-acetyltransferase — translated: MGVTQPSYKVQWLADIEIPLANKFYRMHGFRGKAKRHEDCAVVRNERGEVIGCGYLRRYESFKLLAGVAVAPEYQGRGVARLLLALLAKRFDRNTYTFPYIHLESFYLSLGFEVVEAELLPTPVAELYSSYLNQGRSISAMGYR
- a CDS encoding tRNA-uridine aminocarboxypropyltransferase; its protein translation is MPRETCNTCLRPPNVCYCSALVSLTSTIKVVIIQHPQEEKHPFNTGRMAHLCLSNSEMMIAESLSTHQLNTLLCTPSALLYPSLEWLPDSGELNSNNHQSNKTSSKQAPVKQLIVLDATWKKSKKILHLNPQLQRLPRINLGGGLKSNYEIRKTSVADGLSTIESIAMAMQLLEGNNNFLKLLAPFEKMVELQQKSFTFEPA
- a CDS encoding amidohydrolase family protein, with amino-acid sequence MIVDAWAQHPTLRHSQDPVFESLRRWTKMPMPTTEIPIEMTLGMMDQGGVDRSLISAWVAPRNVMISNDEVAGFMAKAPDRLVGVGSVDISKPMEAVREIRRCVNELGFKAIRVLPWIWEVPPIDRRFYPVYTACCDLGVPFCTQIGHTGPLMPSEVGRPIYLDQVALDFPELKIVGGHIGYPWTDEAIAVATKHENVYIDTSAYTAKKYPQPLVEFMRGHGRNKVLFGTNYPMIMPAKALENLPELALGEDVEELFLSGNACRVFNL
- a CDS encoding VOC family protein, with amino-acid sequence MKDITRINHVGLRVRDLDVSREFYGKLGFEFIVGPVGPEPVAIVEHPSGVNINLILNASKDAPRKNVLMEGDMKYPGYTHIALEITDYDSAKSNVEALGFPITGEAEYNGAQFFFIRDPDGNVIEFHQPARS
- a CDS encoding IS110 family transposase yields the protein MEPQEINVGIDTSSKQLDIYVRPNGQFFSVTNNKEGIKDAIKQLQPLKPQRVLIESTGRLELEFVCAAYKAGLPIVVCNPLQVRNFAKSAGRLAKTDKLDAIDIAHFGEAMKPRLSSIKPEKLRNISDLLTVRNQCLEMSTMQKNRLKRMPKSVHKPIQAILKAIKKELEGVDKQLDKLVNSVAEWRQKRDLLLSAKGVGNVLAYTLMSELPELGKLNRKEIAALVGIAPMNRDSGSFQGKRYIRGGRHRVRTVLFVSMMSAIQCHPKLKPMYERLVAAGKPKKVALIACMRKQLTILNTMVKNNTYWDEKMA
- a CDS encoding FRG domain-containing protein, coding for MNEIRINNFQELHEALERYRKDNRWMFRGHGNADWKLLPKAGRAPFDKTDDERMFRAWQRRSVEFLSPRPGNEWEWLAIAQHHGLATRLLDWTYQPLVAAFFATTSQDNCDAHIYCFKADQIYEKTDGSPFEADTLAKYKPHTVASRIVRQGGLFTLHPDPATPLDKSKSKKDTLELIVIDQEYRKLLPFELSHYGINHSSIFPDLDGLSNHINWFTSNNEYWITKEPGSDGI